The genome window TAGGAATGAAAATAAGTTAAATCGCTTGACGTAGGCCTATGGGCTATTCTACATCAAACCTTGCACTCGTCAtgctttttataaaacaaaccaGGACCCTggcttttatatataatattagttgaggtgatgtaaaaaaaaatatattcaaactaATAAATCACTTTCTTTTATTGGCAGAGACTTTTCTTTTATAACTCTTTATTGTtagtagtatttattttttggatttcacttctataaaataagtaaatgaaattaagtaattttaatgGTTGATgagaaaattgatattttaacgCATACATGATTTGTTGAAGGTGAAAGACCTTATAGAAAACCATTCGGGTGATTGGAATAtgcattttattgataatttgttTGACCATTGTGACGTGCAAGCTATCATTCGCGTTCCTATTCTAGATGTATCGAGAGATGATATTCGGATTTGGGCTCATACTAGTGGAGGTATGTATCAAGTGAGAAGTGCATATAAATTGATCCTGAAAAAGTTCACCAACTATGACATGTTGAGAGTGAATGGAGATTGGCGGCTTATTTGGGATTTGGATATTCCTCCAAGAGAGAAGGTATTTTTATGGAGGTTATGTAGAGACTGTCTTCCAACAAAGGTCAAACATCATTCTGGGGGGTTGATTGTCCTTCCATTTGTCCGTTATGTGAGCTTGACGTGGAGACTTCTTTCCATACGTTTTTTTCATGCCCTATCAATGAAGGGTTCTGGGAGAGAGTTAAGTTGAGGGAAGCTATTGAGGCT of Glycine soja cultivar W05 chromosome 1, ASM419377v2, whole genome shotgun sequence contains these proteins:
- the LOC114384667 gene encoding uncharacterized protein LOC114384667, with the protein product MHFIDNLFDHCDVQAIIRVPILDVSRDDIRIWAHTSGGMYQVRSAYKLILKKFTNYDMLRVNGDWRLIWDLDIPPREKGWGVVRDHDIWCYATIVGCMDWMEAEAWVLLTTMEFAISLGLQQGDFEINCKTVVDKIIKVPLINLSLV